A genomic window from Flavobacterium phycosphaerae includes:
- a CDS encoding Hpt domain-containing protein, with protein sequence MAINYNLAKVYALSDNDPEFVMQIITLFVTEVPEDMKQIDLGIKTKDHKLAYSYAHKIKPSLDLLGMTVAFEEILQVEAWTKREGKRKEIVDTFESIQNQVEKAVKEIKKDFEM encoded by the coding sequence ATGGCAATAAATTACAACCTAGCAAAAGTTTACGCGCTGTCTGACAATGACCCCGAATTTGTTATGCAAATCATCACATTGTTTGTTACAGAGGTACCCGAAGACATGAAACAAATTGATTTGGGCATCAAAACCAAAGACCACAAATTGGCTTACAGTTACGCACACAAAATAAAACCAAGTTTGGATTTATTGGGCATGACCGTAGCCTTTGAAGAAATCCTTCAGGTAGAAGCCTGGACCAAAAGAGAAGGCAAACGCAAAGAAATTGTCGACACTTTTGAAAGTATTCAAAATCAGGTTGAAAAAGCGGTTAAAGAAATCAAGAAAGATTTTGAAATGTAA
- the rpmB gene encoding 50S ribosomal protein L28 has product MSRVCDLTGKRAMVGNNVSHAMNKTKRKFSVNLVKKRFYLAEEDRWITLRVAASTIKTINKNGLAAVLKKAKVEGFIK; this is encoded by the coding sequence ATGTCAAGAGTTTGTGACCTTACAGGTAAAAGAGCGATGGTAGGAAATAACGTTTCTCACGCTATGAACAAAACTAAGAGAAAATTTTCTGTTAACTTAGTTAAAAAACGTTTCTATCTTGCTGAAGAAGACAGATGGATTACGCTAAGAGTAGCTGCGTCTACAATTAAAACAATCAATAAAAATGGATTGGCTGCTGTTTTGAAAAAAGCAAAAGTTGAAGGATTTATTAAATAA
- a CDS encoding glycosyltransferase family 39 protein, protein MTKKALLLFGFIALKFILHYFLISPEYDLHRDEYLHLDQGRHLDWGYISVPPFTAWVSKLILLLGNSVFWVKFFPALFGALTIYIVWKTIESLNGSLFSLILGSVCILFSAILRLNILYQPNSFDVLSWVTFYYIVIRYIQTQKSKWLFIGAFAFALGFLNKYNIIFLLIGLLPVFLLTKHRVVLSKKQLCWSLLLAILVVTPNLLWQYNNHFPVVHHLKELAATQLVNVDRFDFLKHQLLFFIGSFFVIISGLVGLLCYKPFKPYRLFFFSFFLTLFVFMYFKAKDYYAIGLYPIYIAFGAVVLGEWLKTGWKKYLQPVTIALPLLLFIPVYNIAFPNKSPNYILEHPEPYKKFGLLRWEDGKDHTLPQDFADMQGWKELAQKVDSVYTKIPDPQHTLILCDNYGQAGAINYYTQQKIQAVSFNADYINWFDLTQKHKNLIRIKEADGSQTELKETSPFFTTASIAGTITNPNAREFGTTIFVFTGAKMDINGRIKVEIKQYKDYLKE, encoded by the coding sequence ATGACGAAAAAGGCTTTACTACTATTCGGCTTCATAGCATTGAAGTTTATATTGCATTACTTTTTAATTAGTCCCGAATATGATTTGCATCGTGATGAATACTTGCATCTTGACCAAGGCAGACATTTAGACTGGGGGTATATTTCGGTGCCGCCTTTTACTGCTTGGGTCTCTAAACTGATTTTGCTTTTAGGCAACTCGGTATTTTGGGTCAAGTTTTTCCCTGCCCTGTTTGGAGCTCTCACTATTTATATCGTATGGAAAACCATTGAGTCCTTGAACGGAAGTCTTTTTTCCTTGATATTAGGTTCGGTTTGTATTTTGTTCTCGGCCATTTTAAGGCTTAATATATTATACCAACCTAATTCTTTCGACGTGTTGAGTTGGGTGACATTTTATTACATCGTCATCCGGTATATACAAACTCAAAAATCCAAATGGCTATTTATAGGAGCTTTTGCTTTTGCGTTGGGCTTTCTTAACAAATACAACATCATTTTTCTGCTCATTGGGCTGTTACCTGTTTTTCTGTTAACCAAACATCGTGTGGTGTTGTCTAAAAAACAACTCTGCTGGTCGTTACTGCTAGCCATACTAGTAGTCACTCCTAACCTGCTTTGGCAGTACAACAATCATTTCCCGGTGGTGCACCATCTCAAAGAATTGGCCGCTACGCAATTAGTCAATGTTGACCGATTTGATTTTTTAAAGCATCAGTTACTTTTTTTCATAGGATCGTTCTTTGTGATTATTTCAGGCTTAGTGGGATTGTTGTGTTACAAGCCTTTTAAGCCCTACCGATTGTTTTTCTTTTCCTTCTTTCTAACCCTTTTCGTTTTCATGTATTTTAAAGCTAAAGATTATTATGCCATAGGTCTTTACCCAATTTATATAGCATTTGGCGCGGTCGTTTTAGGCGAATGGTTAAAAACAGGGTGGAAAAAATACTTGCAACCGGTTACCATTGCCTTGCCTCTATTGCTTTTTATACCGGTTTACAACATCGCTTTTCCAAATAAAAGTCCGAACTATATTTTAGAACACCCCGAGCCTTATAAAAAATTTGGTTTACTTCGTTGGGAAGACGGAAAAGATCACACCCTCCCACAGGATTTTGCCGATATGCAAGGCTGGAAAGAACTAGCTCAAAAAGTAGACTCGGTTTATACCAAAATTCCTGACCCACAACACACCCTTATCCTTTGTGATAATTACGGACAAGCAGGTGCTATTAACTATTATACGCAACAAAAAATACAAGCTGTTTCTTTTAATGCCGATTATATTAATTGGTTTGACCTTACCCAAAAACATAAAAACTTAATCCGAATAAAAGAAGCCGATGGGAGCCAAACCGAACTAAAGGAAACTTCTCCCTTCTTTACTACTGCTTCAATTGCTGGGACTATAACCAATCCCAATGCTCGCGAATTTGGAACGACAATCTTTGTTTTTACCGGAGCCAAAATGGATATCAACGGTCGAATAAAAGTCGAGATAAAGCAATATAAAGACTATCTCAAAGAATAA
- a CDS encoding NUDIX hydrolase: MSNTALRETHEEIGVHPEHINLIRPFTQVYIPPSNFMVYPYLGYSISEPSFTLQEAEVAGLVELPLVHFLDESIVQNKIMKTSYAGDFEVPGFKVEEHFVWGATAMMLSELKETLKMVL; the protein is encoded by the coding sequence TTGAGCAACACGGCACTACGCGAAACCCATGAGGAAATTGGCGTACATCCTGAGCATATTAATTTGATTCGTCCTTTTACTCAAGTTTATATTCCGCCCAGCAATTTTATGGTTTATCCCTATTTGGGCTACAGCATTAGTGAACCCAGCTTTACACTTCAGGAAGCAGAGGTAGCCGGGTTGGTTGAGTTGCCTTTGGTGCATTTCTTAGACGAAAGCATAGTGCAGAATAAAATCATGAAAACCTCTTATGCCGGCGACTTTGAAGTACCCGGATTTAAAGTGGAAGAGCACTTTGTTTGGGGAGCCACCGCCATGATGCTGAGCGAATTGAAAGAAACGTTGAAAATGGTTTTATAA
- the ftsY gene encoding signal recognition particle-docking protein FtsY has product MSFFKRIFSSEKKETLDKGLEQTKTSFFSKLTKAVAGKSKVDDEVLDNLEEVLVSSDVGVNTTLKIIERIEARVANDKYMGTDELNKILREEIAALLSETQSGEETEFTIPANKKPYVLMVVGVNGVGKTTTIGKLAHQFNKAGYKVVLGAADTFRAAAIDQLQIWADRVGVPLVKQQMGSDPASVAFDTLQSAVTQNADVVIIDTAGRLHNKVNLMNELTKVKRVMQKVIEDAPHDVLLVLDGSTGQNAFEQAKQFTAATEVSCLAVTKLDGTAKGGVVIGISDQFQIPVKYIGVGEGIEDLQVFNKFEFVDSFFK; this is encoded by the coding sequence ATGAGTTTTTTCAAAAGAATATTTTCCTCCGAAAAGAAGGAAACCTTAGATAAAGGTTTGGAACAAACGAAAACCTCGTTTTTCTCCAAGCTAACCAAAGCTGTTGCCGGAAAATCTAAAGTAGACGATGAGGTTTTAGATAACTTAGAAGAAGTATTAGTGTCTTCGGATGTGGGTGTTAATACTACCTTGAAAATTATTGAAAGAATCGAAGCTCGTGTAGCCAATGACAAGTACATGGGTACGGATGAATTAAATAAAATACTTCGTGAAGAAATAGCGGCCTTACTTTCAGAAACCCAATCAGGTGAAGAAACTGAGTTTACCATTCCGGCCAATAAAAAGCCATATGTTTTAATGGTAGTTGGTGTAAACGGTGTTGGTAAAACGACTACTATCGGGAAGTTGGCTCATCAATTTAACAAAGCGGGGTATAAAGTTGTACTTGGTGCGGCTGATACTTTCCGTGCCGCTGCGATTGACCAATTGCAGATTTGGGCAGACAGAGTAGGTGTACCATTGGTAAAACAACAAATGGGAAGTGACCCGGCCTCAGTAGCTTTTGATACATTACAAAGTGCTGTGACTCAAAATGCCGATGTTGTGATTATAGATACTGCCGGTCGTTTGCATAATAAAGTTAATTTAATGAATGAGTTAACCAAAGTAAAACGCGTGATGCAAAAAGTGATCGAAGATGCGCCACACGATGTATTATTAGTTTTAGATGGTTCAACCGGACAGAATGCTTTTGAACAAGCTAAACAATTTACCGCGGCTACAGAAGTTTCCTGTCTTGCAGTAACTAAGTTAGACGGAACAGCCAAAGGTGGAGTAGTTATCGGAATATCCGATCAGTTCCAAATCCCTGTAAAATATATTGGCGTTGGTGAAGGTATTGAGGATTTACAGGTTTTTAATAAATTTGAATTTGTAGATTCGTTTTTTAAATAA
- a CDS encoding CinA family nicotinamide mononucleotide deamidase-related protein: MKATIVTIGDEILIGQIVDTNSGYIAKALDKIGVQTHEMLSISDDKQHILTTFASLQNKVDLVIITGGLGPTKDDITKHTFCEYFEDTLVVNPKVEAHVIELIEGFYKRPITQLNRDQALVPSKCEVLFNKMGTAPGMWMKKENTVYISLPGVPYEMKYIVDNEIIPKVVKEYKRPYFVHKTILTYGQGESLIAERIEHWENSLPEFIKLAYLPNPGRVRLRLTARGENKETLEKAIQENVDSLTKIIGDIIVGFDEDQTIEVVLGRLLAQQGKTIATAESCTGGKIAQMFTSVAGSSHYFRGSVVSYATDTKVSVLGVLPSTISKHTVVSGEVAKEMAVGIKKLMQTDYAIATTGNAGPAKGDADAEVGTVFIALATPEEIIIEEFNFGQPREKVIDRTANKALEMLQKEIFKKLP; the protein is encoded by the coding sequence ATGAAAGCAACCATAGTAACCATTGGCGACGAAATTCTCATCGGGCAAATCGTAGACACTAATTCCGGTTATATTGCCAAAGCGTTAGATAAGATTGGAGTGCAAACCCACGAAATGCTCTCCATTTCCGATGATAAACAACACATTTTAACTACGTTTGCCTCACTGCAAAACAAAGTCGATTTGGTCATTATCACCGGTGGCTTAGGGCCAACCAAAGACGACATTACCAAACACACTTTTTGTGAATATTTTGAGGATACCCTCGTGGTAAATCCAAAAGTAGAAGCCCATGTTATTGAATTAATAGAAGGCTTTTACAAAAGACCCATTACCCAATTAAATCGCGATCAGGCCTTAGTGCCGTCTAAATGCGAAGTGCTTTTCAATAAAATGGGAACCGCGCCCGGCATGTGGATGAAAAAGGAGAACACCGTTTATATTTCTTTACCTGGAGTGCCTTATGAAATGAAGTATATCGTTGACAACGAAATCATTCCAAAAGTCGTAAAAGAGTACAAGCGACCTTACTTCGTTCACAAAACCATACTCACTTACGGACAAGGAGAAAGCCTGATTGCTGAGCGCATTGAACATTGGGAAAACAGTTTGCCTGAGTTTATAAAGCTCGCTTATTTACCCAATCCCGGCAGAGTGCGTTTGCGCTTAACGGCTCGCGGTGAAAACAAAGAAACTCTGGAAAAAGCCATACAAGAAAATGTAGATTCTTTAACCAAAATCATTGGTGATATCATAGTCGGCTTTGATGAAGATCAAACCATAGAAGTAGTTTTGGGACGATTGTTAGCACAACAAGGCAAAACCATAGCCACAGCCGAAAGTTGTACTGGAGGCAAAATCGCTCAAATGTTTACTTCCGTAGCGGGTTCATCGCATTATTTCAGAGGCAGTGTGGTGAGTTATGCTACCGATACCAAAGTTTCTGTCTTGGGTGTTTTACCAAGTACAATTAGCAAGCATACGGTGGTTAGCGGCGAAGTAGCCAAAGAAATGGCTGTCGGAATTAAAAAGTTGATGCAAACGGATTACGCCATTGCTACAACAGGAAATGCAGGACCGGCTAAAGGTGATGCAGATGCTGAAGTGGGTACCGTTTTTATCGCTTTGGCTACACCGGAGGAAATAATAATTGAAGAATTTAATTTCGGTCAACCTCGTGAAAAAGTGATAGATAGAACGGCAAATAAAGCGTTAGAAATGTTGCAGAAAGAAATTTTTAAAAAACTGCCATAA
- a CDS encoding fumarylacetoacetate hydrolase family protein, translating to MKIICIGRNYVNHIEELNNERPEEPVIFLKPDTAVVPKKFPFFIPAFSNEIHHEVEILVKINKVGKYIDTKFAHKYYDEIGLGIDFTARDVQNKLKEKGLPWEKAKGFDGSAVIGDFLPKNNFISVENITFELKNNGQTVQKGNTSHMLWKIDEIISHISQYFTLKKGDIIFTGTPEGVAKVAPNDVLEGFIDNKQLLRIHVK from the coding sequence ATGAAAATAATCTGCATCGGAAGAAATTACGTCAACCATATTGAGGAGCTCAACAATGAGCGTCCTGAGGAACCTGTAATTTTTCTGAAACCGGATACGGCTGTAGTGCCTAAGAAATTCCCTTTCTTCATCCCGGCTTTCAGTAACGAAATTCACCACGAAGTAGAGATTTTAGTTAAAATCAACAAAGTGGGGAAATACATTGATACCAAGTTTGCTCACAAATATTACGATGAAATAGGATTGGGCATCGATTTTACTGCAAGAGATGTTCAAAATAAATTAAAAGAAAAAGGACTTCCTTGGGAAAAAGCCAAAGGTTTTGACGGTTCAGCGGTAATTGGTGACTTTCTTCCGAAAAATAATTTTATTTCAGTCGAAAATATTACTTTTGAGTTGAAAAATAACGGCCAAACCGTTCAAAAAGGAAATACCAGCCACATGTTGTGGAAAATTGACGAAATAATTTCCCATATTTCGCAGTATTTCACACTAAAAAAAGGTGATATTATTTTCACCGGAACACCCGAAGGCGTTGCCAAAGTAGCTCCCAACGATGTTTTAGAAGGATTTATAGACAATAAACAACTATTACGAATACACGTTAAATAA
- a CDS encoding lysophospholipid acyltransferase family protein, with protein sequence MGLLKRNPFGHILIIKKWLIRIFGAITHRRYRGFNDLHIEGSEIIRNLPDKNVLFISNHQTYFADVVAMFHVFNASLSGRENNIKNVGYLWQPKMNIYYVAASETMKAGLLPRILSYVGAISVERTWRSGGKDVIEKRDVNPNDTENIRIALEDGWVITFPQGTTKSFKPVRKGTAHIIKQHKPVVVPIVIDGFRRSFDKKGLRLKKKNILQSFIIKEPLVIDYENETIEQIVEKVEYAIEQHPSFLKVISAEELAEQERLNKLRKWNVDKNKVPQ encoded by the coding sequence ATGGGATTGTTGAAACGAAATCCTTTTGGTCATATCCTTATTATCAAAAAATGGTTAATCCGTATTTTTGGTGCCATTACCCACCGTCGTTATCGTGGTTTTAATGATTTACACATCGAAGGTTCTGAGATTATCCGTAACCTGCCCGATAAAAACGTACTGTTTATTTCCAATCACCAAACCTATTTTGCCGATGTTGTAGCTATGTTTCATGTGTTTAATGCCAGTCTTTCCGGTAGAGAAAACAACATTAAAAACGTGGGCTATTTGTGGCAACCCAAAATGAATATCTATTACGTGGCGGCCAGCGAAACCATGAAAGCCGGGTTATTACCTCGTATTTTGTCCTATGTAGGTGCTATTAGTGTAGAACGTACTTGGCGTTCGGGTGGGAAAGATGTAATTGAGAAACGCGATGTAAATCCTAACGATACCGAAAACATTCGTATTGCCTTAGAAGACGGATGGGTCATTACTTTTCCGCAAGGTACAACCAAGTCGTTTAAGCCGGTGCGTAAAGGTACGGCTCATATCATCAAACAACACAAACCGGTTGTGGTGCCAATTGTAATTGATGGTTTCCGTCGTTCGTTTGACAAAAAAGGATTGCGCCTGAAAAAGAAAAATATCCTGCAATCATTCATTATCAAAGAGCCGCTGGTTATTGATTATGAAAACGAAACCATAGAGCAAATTGTAGAAAAAGTAGAATATGCCATTGAGCAGCACCCATCTTTTCTGAAAGTTATTTCCGCCGAGGAACTGGCCGAACAAGAGCGCCTCAACAAACTCCGCAAATGGAATGTAGATAAAAACAAAGTCCCTCAATAG
- a CDS encoding RNA polymerase sigma factor — translation MSENLEQSFVKQLKENQNIIHKICRLYTNGEDAHNDLFQEITIQLWKAFPKFRGESKFSTWAYRVALNTAITLYRKSTRSINTVTYEGQFHFISQEEYNHEEEEQLKLMYQAVQQLNDIEKALVFLYLEDKDYTEISETLGISEVNARVKMNRIKGKLKKILNP, via the coding sequence ATGAGTGAAAACTTAGAACAATCGTTTGTCAAGCAGCTAAAGGAGAACCAAAACATCATCCACAAGATATGTAGGTTGTACACCAATGGCGAAGACGCTCACAACGACTTATTTCAGGAAATCACCATTCAGCTTTGGAAAGCCTTCCCGAAATTTAGAGGCGAATCTAAATTTTCAACTTGGGCTTACCGCGTGGCCTTGAATACCGCCATCACCCTATACCGAAAAAGTACCCGTTCTATCAACACGGTGACATACGAAGGGCAGTTTCATTTCATCAGTCAAGAAGAATACAATCACGAAGAAGAAGAACAACTTAAGTTGATGTATCAGGCCGTGCAACAGCTTAATGATATCGAAAAAGCATTGGTCTTCTTGTACTTGGAAGACAAAGATTACACCGAAATATCGGAAACATTGGGGATTAGCGAAGTAAATGCGCGAGTGAAAATGAACAGAATTAAAGGAAAATTAAAAAAAATATTAAATCCCTAA
- the rpmG gene encoding 50S ribosomal protein L33 produces MAKKGNRIQVILECTEHKGTGLPGTSRYITNKNKKNTPDRLEIKKFNPILKRMTVHKEIK; encoded by the coding sequence ATGGCAAAGAAAGGTAATAGAATACAAGTTATTTTAGAGTGTACTGAGCACAAAGGAACAGGTCTTCCTGGAACTTCTCGTTACATCACAAACAAAAACAAAAAAAATACTCCGGACAGATTAGAGATTAAAAAATTTAATCCAATCTTAAAGAGAATGACTGTTCATAAAGAAATTAAATAA
- a CDS encoding DUF721 domain-containing protein: MAKRLSNESSIGDVLKAFIETNKLQTGMDKIDVQQAWKSLMGNGVNNYTKEVVLKGSTLYVSLTSAVLREELSYGKTKIITMINEELRKEVVKDIILR, from the coding sequence ATGGCCAAAAGACTCAGCAACGAAAGCTCTATAGGAGATGTCCTCAAAGCGTTTATTGAAACCAATAAACTCCAAACCGGTATGGACAAGATTGACGTGCAGCAAGCGTGGAAATCACTTATGGGCAATGGCGTGAACAATTATACTAAAGAAGTAGTACTTAAAGGTTCAACGCTATATGTTTCATTAACTTCGGCCGTGTTGCGCGAAGAGTTGAGTTATGGCAAAACCAAAATCATCACCATGATTAACGAGGAACTCCGCAAAGAAGTGGTCAAAGATATTATTCTCCGTTAA
- a CDS encoding CvfB family protein, with protein MNIGHYNTLTIARETKVGLFLTDGKDDVLLPLKYMPKDYTVGDEIIVFVYLDHEERPVATTLEPYILMDEFGLLRVNYVNKFGAFLDWGLEKDLFVPFKEQARPMEKGKRYLVFAYIDEKTGRIVASSKTNQFLSNENLTVAEGDEVDLIISHITDLGINVIINDTHKGLLYKDLVYDDIRLGDRMTGYVKTIRPDHKIDVSLQKLGYENIEPNAEKILDELRASRGFLRLNDNSHPEDIKTVLKMSKKTFKKAIGSLYKNKQIEIKEDGIYLVKE; from the coding sequence ATGAATATAGGGCATTACAATACACTAACCATAGCCAGAGAAACCAAAGTAGGATTGTTTTTAACCGACGGAAAAGACGATGTGCTGCTCCCGTTAAAATATATGCCTAAGGACTATACCGTAGGCGATGAGATTATTGTATTTGTATATCTTGACCACGAAGAAAGACCGGTGGCGACCACTTTAGAACCTTATATTTTGATGGATGAGTTTGGTTTGTTGCGGGTGAATTATGTCAACAAATTTGGAGCTTTCCTCGATTGGGGATTAGAGAAAGATTTGTTTGTGCCGTTCAAAGAGCAAGCTCGTCCAATGGAAAAAGGGAAACGCTATTTGGTATTTGCTTACATTGATGAAAAGACCGGAAGGATTGTGGCCTCGAGCAAAACGAATCAGTTTTTGAGCAATGAAAATTTAACCGTAGCCGAGGGCGATGAAGTAGATTTAATCATTTCGCACATTACCGATTTAGGGATTAATGTCATTATTAATGACACGCATAAAGGACTTTTATACAAAGACCTAGTATATGATGATATCCGTTTGGGTGACCGTATGACGGGGTATGTAAAAACCATCCGTCCCGATCATAAGATTGATGTTTCGTTGCAAAAGTTGGGTTATGAAAACATTGAACCCAATGCCGAGAAAATCTTAGACGAGTTAAGAGCCAGCAGAGGTTTCCTGAGACTAAATGACAACAGTCATCCCGAAGACATCAAAACGGTGTTGAAGATGAGTAAAAAGACCTTTAAAAAAGCAATCGGTTCGCTTTACAAAAACAAACAAATTGAAATCAAAGAAGACGGGATTTATTTGGTAAAAGAGTAG
- a CDS encoding DUF4268 domain-containing protein, which translates to MYSKEEALAIKKEFWTAFATAYPRKWLLYNTKIKDVTFKFYIDNKKAQVLLDIEPKEEEKRKIYYEKIESLKTILLEEYLPEAILERNFYLENGKVISRIWIEKLGVSLNNKSYWPEIFDFFNDTMSQFEFFFYEYEDYIKDLETNT; encoded by the coding sequence ATGTACAGCAAAGAAGAAGCCTTAGCCATAAAAAAAGAATTCTGGACGGCATTTGCCACGGCTTATCCACGCAAATGGTTGTTGTATAACACTAAGATAAAGGACGTTACTTTTAAATTTTATATCGACAACAAGAAGGCGCAAGTGCTTTTAGACATTGAGCCCAAAGAAGAGGAAAAGCGCAAAATATATTATGAAAAAATAGAATCGCTAAAGACTATACTGCTCGAAGAATACTTACCGGAAGCCATTTTAGAGAGAAATTTTTACTTGGAAAACGGTAAAGTAATTAGCCGAATTTGGATAGAAAAATTGGGCGTAAGCCTAAATAACAAGAGCTATTGGCCTGAGATTTTTGATTTTTTTAATGATACGATGTCGCAATTTGAATTCTTTTTCTACGAATACGAAGACTACATCAAAGATTTAGAAACAAATACTTAA
- a CDS encoding NUDIX hydrolase has product MMHFEEFLKYTPKIQNVALPATHAHAKMAPSNRLELLKNIDFDKMSPRKAAVMMLFYPKQEQTHLALILRTSYNGIHSSQIAFPGERQKNLTAI; this is encoded by the coding sequence ATGATGCACTTTGAAGAGTTTTTAAAATACACGCCAAAAATACAAAATGTCGCGCTTCCGGCAACGCATGCCCATGCAAAAATGGCACCGTCCAACCGATTAGAGTTGCTTAAAAACATCGATTTTGATAAAATGAGTCCCCGCAAAGCAGCCGTAATGATGTTGTTTTATCCTAAGCAAGAGCAAACCCATTTGGCTTTAATTCTTCGCACCTCTTATAATGGTATTCACTCTTCACAAATAGCTTTTCCGGGGGAAAGGCAGAAGAATTTGACGGCGATTTGA
- a CDS encoding serine hydrolase domain-containing protein gives MRNLSLLLFLFVSLSWSCSSDSSSAEATMASLTTTSCSVTTNSTTVSGGSISADGGATITQRGVCWSMNHNPTTADSKTTDGSGSGSFTSNITELIPNTLYYIRAYAINSVGTAYGNEVTCTTEETMYFPPNDGSSTWETKSLAALSWNQSAVQPLLDYLELKHTKSFIILVNGRIVMENYFNGHSATTPWYWASAGKTLTSTVTGIAEQEGFLNINNKVSTYIGTGWTNETLAQENLITCKNLLSMTSGIDDYVGGVYSDDVTPSSLNYKADAGTRWAYSNVYVKLQDVVANATGQTWSAYFNSKLRDKLGMTGSWIQSGNNSVYWSTTRSMARFGLMALNNGKWNGTTIVNQNYFTAATTTSQNINLSYGYLWWLNGKASYHMPQVQVEFPGSIIPTGPNDMFMALGKNDQKIYVIPSKKMVVIRMGDAADSENLALSDFDETLWEKIVALYQ, from the coding sequence ATGAGAAATCTTTCCTTATTGCTGTTTCTTTTTGTGAGTTTATCTTGGTCATGTTCAAGTGACAGCAGCAGTGCTGAAGCTACTATGGCATCTTTGACTACAACATCCTGCAGCGTTACTACAAATTCAACAACAGTTAGTGGAGGTAGTATCAGTGCTGATGGAGGAGCTACAATAACCCAAAGAGGCGTATGCTGGAGTATGAATCATAATCCGACTACAGCTGATAGTAAAACAACAGACGGTAGCGGAAGTGGTAGTTTTACTTCAAACATTACCGAATTAATTCCTAATACACTATATTATATAAGAGCCTATGCTATTAACTCCGTAGGGACAGCTTATGGAAACGAGGTAACGTGCACAACCGAAGAAACAATGTATTTTCCACCCAACGATGGCAGCAGTACTTGGGAAACTAAAAGCCTAGCCGCTTTAAGTTGGAATCAAAGTGCCGTACAACCCTTGTTAGATTATTTGGAACTGAAACATACTAAATCCTTTATCATACTCGTTAACGGCAGAATAGTGATGGAAAATTATTTTAACGGACACAGCGCTACTACTCCGTGGTATTGGGCCAGTGCCGGAAAGACACTAACTTCAACGGTTACAGGCATAGCAGAACAAGAAGGTTTTTTAAACATTAACAATAAAGTTTCAACTTATATTGGAACCGGCTGGACGAATGAAACTTTGGCACAAGAAAATTTAATTACGTGTAAAAACTTATTGAGTATGACCTCGGGCATTGATGATTATGTGGGTGGCGTTTACAGTGATGATGTGACGCCTTCAAGTCTGAATTACAAAGCTGATGCCGGAACCCGTTGGGCTTACAGCAATGTGTATGTAAAATTACAAGATGTGGTGGCCAATGCTACCGGACAAACCTGGAGCGCATATTTTAATAGCAAGTTGAGAGATAAATTAGGCATGACAGGGTCATGGATACAATCAGGAAACAACAGTGTATACTGGAGTACCACACGTAGCATGGCGCGTTTTGGGTTAATGGCTTTGAACAATGGTAAATGGAATGGCACGACAATAGTAAATCAGAACTACTTCACAGCAGCCACAACTACTTCGCAAAATATTAATTTGAGTTATGGGTATTTGTGGTGGTTAAATGGTAAAGCCAGTTACCATATGCCACAAGTGCAAGTCGAATTCCCGGGAAGTATTATTCCAACAGGGCCTAATGATATGTTTATGGCCTTAGGTAAAAATGACCAAAAAATTTATGTCATTCCAAGTAAAAAAATGGTAGTCATCCGCATGGGGGATGCTGCAGATAGTGAAAACTTAGCGCTTTCTGATTTTGACGAAACGCTTTGGGAGAAAATTGTAGCGTTATACCAGTAA
- a CDS encoding DUF4295 domain-containing protein: MAKKTVATLQTASKRLTKAIKMVKSPKTGAYTFVESIMTPEEVDSFLKKN, encoded by the coding sequence ATGGCAAAAAAGACCGTTGCAACGTTACAGACAGCTTCAAAAAGATTAACCAAAGCTATTAAAATGGTTAAGTCTCCAAAAACAGGTGCCTATACTTTCGTGGAAAGCATCATGACACCGGAAGAAGTAGATAGTTTCCTTAAAAAGAACTAA